A single genomic interval of Rosistilla ulvae harbors:
- the bcp gene encoding thioredoxin-dependent thiol peroxidase, whose amino-acid sequence MTDWIEAGQKAPAFYLASDEGDKVRLSSLKGSPVVLYFYPKDDTPGCTKEACAFRDRSEEIKALGATVLGVSPDDTASHAKFRSKYELNFPLLADPDHKVAEAYGAWREKNMYGKKSMGIQRSTFVIDAEGKVAKVWKRVKVDGHDQHVIDAIKALTEA is encoded by the coding sequence ATGACAGACTGGATCGAAGCAGGCCAGAAGGCACCCGCGTTTTATTTGGCGAGCGACGAAGGGGACAAAGTCCGTTTGTCCAGCTTGAAGGGCAGCCCCGTTGTCCTCTACTTCTACCCCAAAGACGATACGCCCGGCTGCACCAAAGAAGCATGCGCCTTCCGCGATCGCAGCGAAGAGATCAAAGCATTGGGAGCGACCGTGTTGGGCGTGAGCCCCGACGACACCGCGTCACACGCCAAGTTCCGCAGCAAATACGAACTGAACTTCCCGCTGCTAGCCGATCCCGACCACAAGGTCGCCGAAGCGTATGGAGCATGGCGTGAGAAGAACATGTACGGCAAGAAGAGCATGGGGATCCAGCGTTCGACTTTCGTGATCGATGCCGAAGGCAAAGTCGCCAAAGTTTGGAAGCGAGTCAAAGTCGACGGTCACGATCAGCACGTGATCGACGCGATCAAAGCGTTGACCGAAGCCTAG
- a CDS encoding DUF1549 and DUF1553 domain-containing protein produces the protein MFRLPVALLLIVASGSLPAQSPEFAVDVMSVLSKAGCNLGTCHGNLNGKGGLKLSLRGQNPRDDFRTLVEEARGRRVNVLAPDASLILQKATGAAAHRGGIRFDADSQEYRVIKEWLQQGAPAPSPDAAHVIQLDVTPPEAVVAAPQTDLQLKVIAQLSDGTSRDVTDRACYELSNLIAEISPGGRVTRLAQGETTLIVRYLNMQVPVSIAFIDARPEFVWDAPASSNPIDRLVWDKLKRLRINPSPQCDDNVFIRRAFLDAIGRAPTATEAQQFASDTRLDKRQRLIDELLSRTEFADYWALKWADVLRTEEKVLDVNGVEIFHGWIRDAIASGRPWTEFVSDLVTGVGSTYDQPAANYYRANRDPATRGETTARLFLGTRLQCAKCHNHPFDHWTQSDYYRWSSLFSQLDYELGDNKRKDKLDKNEFVGEQVVLISKQAEVKNPTTGKIAAPKFLGGPTLDEKARANRLQSVADWLTTEDNQLFAQSQVNFIWYHLMGIGLVDPIDDFRLTNPASNPPLMRYLADHFVQQKFDLRAVVREIMNSQTYQLSALPNATNSHDQTSYSHAIVRRLPAEVLLDLQSDVLDDPAAFDGYPKGIRATQIPGVQKRRKRDARLQLGDRFLKTFGKPERILACDCERSNETTLKQVFMLIGEGLNQRLASRSNRIARLAASDLSGAEIADQLYWAALTRPPSDAERQRAAQLIDSASDRRTAVEDLTWALLNAKEFLFRR, from the coding sequence ATGTTTCGCCTTCCCGTTGCCCTGTTGCTGATCGTTGCTTCCGGCTCGCTGCCTGCTCAGTCGCCAGAATTTGCAGTCGACGTGATGTCGGTGCTCTCCAAAGCGGGCTGCAATCTGGGGACCTGTCACGGAAATCTCAATGGCAAAGGCGGCCTGAAGTTGTCGCTGCGGGGCCAGAATCCACGCGATGATTTCCGCACCTTGGTCGAAGAAGCGCGCGGTCGGCGCGTCAACGTGTTGGCTCCCGATGCCAGCTTGATCCTGCAGAAGGCGACGGGGGCTGCCGCGCATCGCGGCGGGATTCGCTTCGACGCCGATTCGCAAGAGTACCGCGTGATCAAAGAGTGGTTGCAACAGGGAGCTCCGGCACCATCGCCCGATGCCGCGCATGTGATCCAGTTGGATGTGACGCCACCGGAAGCTGTCGTCGCCGCGCCGCAGACCGATCTGCAATTGAAGGTCATCGCTCAGCTGTCCGACGGCACTTCGCGCGATGTCACCGATCGCGCTTGTTACGAATTGTCGAACTTGATCGCGGAGATCAGCCCCGGCGGCCGAGTCACTCGACTCGCCCAAGGCGAAACCACGTTGATCGTTCGCTATTTGAACATGCAAGTTCCGGTATCGATCGCGTTCATCGATGCCCGTCCCGAATTCGTCTGGGACGCGCCAGCCAGCAGCAACCCGATCGATCGCTTGGTCTGGGACAAACTGAAGCGACTGCGTATCAATCCGTCGCCACAGTGCGACGACAACGTCTTCATCCGCCGGGCCTTTTTGGATGCGATCGGACGAGCTCCAACGGCGACCGAAGCGCAACAGTTTGCAAGCGACACGCGTTTGGATAAACGCCAGCGTCTGATCGACGAACTTTTGTCGCGGACCGAGTTCGCGGACTACTGGGCACTGAAATGGGCCGACGTCTTGCGGACCGAAGAGAAGGTGCTCGATGTCAACGGTGTCGAAATTTTCCACGGCTGGATCCGCGACGCGATCGCTTCGGGACGTCCGTGGACTGAATTTGTCAGCGACCTAGTGACGGGAGTCGGCAGCACGTACGACCAGCCCGCAGCGAACTACTACCGAGCCAATCGCGATCCCGCAACTCGTGGCGAGACGACGGCGAGGTTGTTCCTTGGGACGCGGTTGCAATGTGCCAAGTGCCACAATCATCCGTTTGATCACTGGACGCAGAGCGATTATTACCGGTGGTCGAGTCTGTTTTCGCAGCTCGATTACGAACTGGGCGACAACAAACGCAAAGACAAGCTGGACAAAAACGAGTTCGTCGGCGAACAGGTCGTGCTGATCTCGAAGCAGGCGGAAGTCAAGAATCCGACGACCGGGAAGATCGCGGCGCCGAAGTTCTTGGGCGGCCCGACCTTAGATGAAAAGGCCCGCGCCAATCGTTTGCAATCGGTCGCGGATTGGTTGACCACCGAAGACAACCAGCTGTTCGCTCAATCCCAGGTCAATTTCATCTGGTATCACTTGATGGGGATCGGACTTGTCGATCCGATCGACGATTTCCGATTGACCAATCCAGCCAGCAACCCGCCGTTGATGCGGTATCTTGCCGATCACTTCGTGCAACAGAAATTTGATCTCCGCGCGGTGGTCCGCGAGATAATGAACTCGCAGACATATCAGCTGTCGGCGCTCCCCAACGCGACCAACTCGCACGATCAAACAAGCTACTCCCACGCGATCGTGAGACGCTTGCCGGCGGAGGTGTTGCTCGATTTGCAGAGCGATGTGTTGGACGATCCGGCCGCGTTTGATGGGTATCCCAAAGGAATCCGTGCGACTCAGATTCCGGGAGTCCAGAAGCGACGCAAGCGGGACGCGAGGCTTCAGTTGGGTGATCGGTTCTTGAAGACGTTTGGCAAACCGGAGCGGATCTTGGCCTGTGATTGCGAGCGATCGAATGAAACGACACTCAAACAAGTCTTCATGTTGATCGGCGAAGGACTCAACCAACGCCTGGCGTCACGCAGCAACCGAATCGCACGCCTGGCGGCATCGGACCTCAGCGGAGCGGAGATCGCCGATCAGCTCTACTGGGCCGCGCTGACGCGTCCACCGAGCGACGCCGAACGCCAACGGGCGGCGCAGTTGATCGATAGCGCCAGTGATCGTCGTACCGCCGTCGAAGACCTCACCTGGGCGCTGCTGAACGCTAAAGAGTTTTTGTTTCGACGTTAA
- a CDS encoding type II toxin-antitoxin system VapC family toxin, translated as MHEFSDVQLADFDDAAANVFASYRSQKIRIGTMDLRIASIAIANDLTLLTRNTVDFVRVPSLRFADWTAA; from the coding sequence TTGCACGAATTCTCCGACGTGCAACTGGCCGATTTTGACGACGCAGCAGCGAATGTCTTTGCCTCATATCGGTCCCAAAAGATTCGCATTGGAACGATGGACCTGCGAATCGCATCGATCGCGATCGCCAACGATTTGACTCTGCTGACTCGCAACACCGTCGATTTTGTTCGGGTCCCGAGCCTGCGATTCGCAGATTGGACGGCTGCCTGA
- a CDS encoding cytochrome c family protein — MLLASLCQKRVAFVGLIVLFVVVGAVFGTTRGDQTGHVPPAITPMDPTLVIGYSTCAKCHPNEIEVWKGTPHYATFEELHRRPEAKQIAQKLGVTSIKYDGRCISCHYTQKTENGEVSAISGISCESCHGPAKNWIDLHYDYGGAGITRESESKEHREKRIADSIAAGMRNPHNIYTMAQSCMKCHTVPDEELVNVGGHSSGSLDFEMVSWSEGMVRHRFLAGGGAHNAPHTAEELNLLFVSGMIADLEFSLRATSNATSKSTYGYTVAKRASAVAKRLASVYKKTQIPLLREIIETYMAVPLSINNADALNEAADKIAKLGYQFAEEHTGAELTAIQPYVPGEERWLQQQ, encoded by the coding sequence GTGTTGCTTGCCAGTTTGTGCCAAAAGCGAGTTGCGTTTGTTGGATTGATCGTGTTGTTTGTTGTTGTCGGAGCTGTCTTTGGCACAACACGCGGCGATCAAACCGGACACGTTCCCCCAGCGATCACTCCGATGGATCCGACGCTGGTGATCGGATACTCCACGTGTGCGAAGTGCCATCCAAACGAGATCGAGGTTTGGAAGGGAACTCCTCACTACGCAACGTTCGAAGAACTGCATCGTCGTCCCGAGGCGAAGCAGATCGCGCAGAAGCTGGGCGTTACATCGATAAAATACGATGGCCGTTGCATTTCGTGTCACTACACACAGAAAACGGAAAACGGCGAGGTCTCGGCGATTTCTGGGATCTCTTGCGAATCGTGCCACGGTCCGGCAAAGAACTGGATCGACTTGCATTACGATTATGGCGGTGCGGGGATCACTCGCGAAAGTGAATCCAAAGAGCATCGCGAGAAGCGGATCGCTGACAGCATTGCCGCCGGGATGCGGAATCCGCACAACATCTACACGATGGCCCAAAGCTGCATGAAGTGCCACACAGTTCCGGACGAGGAATTGGTCAACGTCGGCGGACACAGCAGCGGCAGCCTCGATTTTGAAATGGTATCGTGGTCCGAAGGGATGGTTCGCCATCGCTTCTTGGCCGGCGGTGGAGCCCACAATGCTCCACACACCGCTGAGGAATTGAATCTGTTGTTTGTTAGCGGGATGATTGCCGATCTCGAATTCAGCCTGCGAGCGACAAGCAACGCGACCTCCAAGAGCACCTACGGTTACACGGTTGCAAAGCGTGCCTCGGCGGTCGCCAAACGCCTCGCCTCGGTCTACAAGAAGACGCAGATTCCTCTGCTGCGAGAGATCATCGAAACCTACATGGCAGTGCCACTGAGTATCAACAATGCCGACGCGCTGAACGAGGCGGCTGACAAGATCGCGAAGCTTGGTTATCAGTTTGCCGAAGAACATACCGGCGCCGAACTGACGGCAATCCAGCCCTACGTGCCGGGCGAAGAACGTTGGCTGCAGCAGCAATAG